A single genomic interval of Macadamia integrifolia cultivar HAES 741 chromosome 6, SCU_Mint_v3, whole genome shotgun sequence harbors:
- the LOC122081110 gene encoding probable WRKY transcription factor 40 gives MDGEQDSSLAEKVQALEADMERLYKENERLSSFLEVMTNNCRFLQAYLQGKVTQETIVAATAQSGSSEDSNKRAWNEVAKTKMSRILIRTDPGDCSLVVKDGYQWRKYGQKITKNNSSPRAYFRCSMFSAGCPVKRKVQRCVEENSLLVATYEGEHNHAVIEAPSGFTNSPNCTIMASTTNSHGFLPNINLSKPNTTLGLALPTVHEDSRSPSHDSMDNNRIEEYVASLARDPNFTAALAVAVVRSIVTLPHPTQM, from the exons ATGGATGGTGAACAAGATTCGTCTCTTGCAGAGAAG GTGCAAGCTCTGGAAGCAGATATGGAGCGTCTATACAAAGAGAATGAGAGGCTCAGCTCTTTTCTTGAAGTGATGACCAATAACTGCAGGTTCCTTCAAGCCTACCTGCAGGGGAAGGTGACACAAGAAACAATTGTTGCGGCTACTGCCCAGAGTGGCTCAAGTGAAGATTCCAACAAGAGAGCTTGGAATGAAGTTGCAAAAACCAAGATGTCTCGGATCCTCATAAGAACCGACCCTGGGGACTGCAGTCTC GTAGTGAAAGATGGATACCAGTGGAGGAAATATGGACAGAAGATTACTAAAAATAACTCTTCACCTAGAGCTTATTTCAGGTGTTCCATGTTTTCAGCTGGTTGCCCCGTCAAGAGAAAG GTACAGAGATGTGTAGAGGAAAATTCCTTACTGGTTGCAACATATGAAGGAGAACATAACCATGCGGTTATTGAAGCACCAAGTGGTTTTACAAATTCACCAAATTGCACAATCATGGCCTCAACTACCAATTCCCACGGTTTCTTACCTAATATTAATCTTTCTAAACCAAATACAACCCTTGGTTTGGCGCTTCCTACGGTTCATGAAGACAGCAGAAGTCCTAGCCATGATTCCATGGACAACAACAGAATTGAAGAATATGTGGCTTCCTTAGCCAGAGATCCTAACTTCACTGCAGCTTTAGCAGTAGCAGTTGTACGGTCAATTGTGACCCTCCCTCATCCGACTCAGATGTGA